In the genome of Sphaeramia orbicularis chromosome 13, fSphaOr1.1, whole genome shotgun sequence, one region contains:
- the LOC115431867 gene encoding uncharacterized protein LOC115431867, whose amino-acid sequence MMKTSADMWMLPLALCFMCVSAYDEQNKEDFCNQDMCETHKLRPSLGSTVLLPCTFTYNNISLVSWNQNGSALLHFSDKYIEFKDPKDGRVSVYPNQQSEGNYSISIDELQPSDLGCYRCEHKHHCFQVELSLEEETLNDITLLIFICSCVAATVILGVGGYCCMKYTMCSQKRTEYNVSHAAGSGTHGVSAPPEEPHRHPAEEQQEADSDDLVYENEDYDPSNQPDYINTDYNNIPGGLHDLRRDPPMQDASVVNPNPNPNQLNFTRGQSQRTKQRFHRELFNRLRQASINRHQYVNQGEIRKQQAMASQEENNAPGGIYKNPIYNRSTDQLHQL is encoded by the exons ATGATGAAGACAAGCGCTGACATGTGGATGCTCCCTCTAGCTCTGTGTttcatgtgtgtgtctgcatatg ATGAGCAGAACAAGGAGGATTTTTGCAACCAGGATATGTGTGAGACTCATAAACTCAGACCATCTCTTGGCTCCACTGTACTGCTCCCATGCACCTTCACATATAACAACATCAGTTTGGTGTCATGGAACCAGAATGGCTCAGCTCTTTTACACTTCTCAGACAAGTATATTGAGTTTAAAGACCCAAAGGATGGCCGAGTGAGTGTTTACCCAAATCAGCAGTCAGAAGGGAACTACTCCATCAGCATCGATGAGCTTCAACCGTCTGACCTGGGGTGTTATCGCTGTGAAcacaaacatcactgttttcaagtGGAATTATCTCTTGAAGAAG AGACACTGAATGACATTACGTTACTCATCTTCATCTGCTCTTGCGTTGCTGCTACTGTCATTCTGGGTGTTGGAGGATATTGCTGCATGAAATACACAA tgTGCAGCCAaaaaagaacagaatacaatGTCAGTCATGCTGCTGGTTCAGGCACTCACG GTGTAAGTGCACCACCTGAGGAACCACATAGACACCCAGCAGAAGAACAGCAAG AAGCCGACAGTGACGATCTTGTTTACG aaaatgaagACTATGACCCATCCAACCAGCCCGATTACATCAACACAGATTATAATAATATACCTGGAGGTCTTCATGATCTGAGGAGGGACCCACCGATGCAGGATGCCAGTGTGGTCAATCCAAATCCAAATCCAAATCAACTGAACTTTACAAGGGGGCAAAGTCAGAGAACAAAACAGAGATTTCACAGAG AACTCTTCAACAGATTACGGCAAGCAAGTATCAATAGACATCAATATG taAATCAAGGTGAAATTCGCAAACAGCAAGCAATGGCATCTCAGGAGGAGAATAATGCCCCAG